The following proteins are co-located in the Acropora palmata chromosome 11, jaAcrPala1.3, whole genome shotgun sequence genome:
- the LOC141859092 gene encoding H(+)/Cl(-) exchange transporter 7-like: MSRLQPLKSVTDMSTENSPLLSNETASIQPQVNRRRPVREVSNGSRSTENESTSQSFTCTTSVSPGSLQKISSQYESLDYDTPENTLYFKEQKSYTAEERLRISINRWVVMFFIGFITGSIAFIIDTLIILLAGRKYTVIKKYIDECTAGSCMSASFLLWVALDVSLVFIATVLVAYGEHVAAGSGIPQIKCYLNGVLVPRVVRMKTLLCKVIGVIFSVAGGLAVGKEGPMIHAGAVVAAGVSQGRSKTFNKDFRLFQYFREDHEKRDFVSGGAAAGVSAAFGAPVGGVLFSLEEGASFWNQSLTWRMFFASMVSTFTLNVLLSIFRGTPLDLSNPGLINFGSFEGQTYLSYEIPIFFLMAIAGGLFGALFNAINHHLSLFRLKYVKKNWVRVVESLIVATLSATSAFGLIYFCQDCKPIGAANITRPLQFFCEDGEYSAMGTLVFSTPEESIKSIFHMPEGSFNVSTLGSFAPIYFLLATWTYGLYVPSGLFVPCILTGAAWGRLFGVSLRSLFPKGTWGHPGSYALIGAAATLGGVVRMTISLTVILMEATGNISFGIPIMIVLMIAKWVGDFFNEGLYDIHIKLQGVPLLGWEAPVMAVEMYVSDIMSTKVVCFNTVEKVGRIVDVLKDRNSNHNGFPVVDHLHTNHDEDSSLARELGKRETFGTFRGLILRSQLIVLLKSKMFSEGNPPAATKQSLRLKDFRDAYPRFPHIRNVSISRKERECYMDLRPFMNPCPYTLNEGSSLSRTFKLFRALGLRHIVVVDENNEVVGMVTRKDIARYRMWSHRGQMGLEEVHILQSHSLHT; this comes from the exons ATGTCACGATTGCAACCGTTAAAAAGTGTGACTGATATGTCTACGGAAAATTCACCTCTTCTAAGCAATGAGACG GCGTCGATTCAGCCACAAGTTAATCGACGGCGACCTGTTAGAGAAGTTTCCAATGGATCACGATCAACGGAAAACGAAAGTACAAGCCAG AGTTTCACTTGTACCACATCGGTATCACCAGGAAGTTTGCAAAAAATTTCATCCCAATACGAG AGTCTGGACTATGATACACCAGAAAACACACTCTActttaaagaacaaaaatcaTACACAGCAGAG gaaCGACTTCGTATAAGCATCAACAGATGGGTTGTGATGTTCTTCATTGGTTTTATTACTGGATCCATTGCGTTCATAATTGATACTTTGATAATTCTTCTGGCTGGCCGGAAATACACTGTTATAAAGAAAT ATATTGATGAATGTACTGCTGGCAGTTGCATGTCAGCTTCTTTCTTATTATGGGTGGCTCTTGATGTATCTCTTGTGTTTATAGCCACAGTCTTGGTTGCGTACGGAGAG CATGTTGCAGCTGGCAGTGGTATTCCACAGATAAAGTGTTACCTTAATGGAGTTTTAGTTCCTCGTGTGGTTAGAATGAAG ACCCTTTTGTGCAAAGTTATTGGAGTAATCTTTTCAGTAGCTGGCGGCCTTGCCGTTGGCAAGGAAGGACCCATGATCCATGCTGGTGCTGTAGTGGCAGCAGGGGTGTCTCAAGGAAGGTCTAAAACATTCAACAAGGACTTTCGGCTTTTCCAATATTTCCGTGAAGACCACGAGAAAAGAGATTTTGTATCTGGAGGTGCTGCGGCAGGAGTGTCTGCAGCATTTGGAGCTCCAGTTG GTGGAGTTCTCTTCAGTTTAGAGGAAGGAGCAAGTTTTTGGAATCAAAGCTTGACTTGGCGAATGTTCTTTGCTTCTATGGTCTCTACATTTACACTCAATGTACTTCTGTCAATTTTTCGCGGAACTCCTTTAGATCTTTCAAACCCTGGGCTTATCAACTTTGGTTCATTTGAG GGTCAAACATACCTCAGCTATGAAAttcctatattttttttgatgGCAATTGCAG GTGGTTTATTTGGGGCCCTTTTCAATGCAATCAATCATCACCTCTCCTTGTTCAGATTGAA ATATGTTAAAAAGAACTGGGTTCGTGTTGTCGAATCTCTGATTGTGGCTACCTTGAGTGCAACCTCGGCTTTTGGACTAATCTACTTTTGCCAAGACTGCAAACCAATTGGGGCAGCAAACATTACAAGACCTCTTCAG TTTTTCTGTGAGGATGGCGAGTACAGTGCAATGGGAACTTTAGTGTTCAGCACACCTGAGGAGTCCATTAAAAGCATCTTCCACATGCCAGAAG GTTCGTTTAATGTCTCTACATTGGGAAGTTTCGCCCCAATATACTTCCTCCTGGCTACTTGGACGTACGGTTTATATGTTCCCAGTGGTCTTTTCGTTCCTTGCATTCTCACGGGTGCTGCCTGGGGACGACTGTTTGGAGTTTCCTTGAGGTCGTTGTTCCCGAAGGGAACCTGGGGACATCCTGGGAGCTACGCGTTGATTGGAGCAGCTGCTACTCTTG GAGGTGTTGTCCGCATGACAATAAGCCTGACTGTAATCCTGATGGAAGCCACTGGTAACATCAGCTTCGGCATCCCTATAATGATCGTTCTTATGATCGCCAAGTGGGTCGGAGACTTTTTCAACGAG GGCTTATACGATATCCATATCAAGTTACAAGGTGTTCCGTTGCTTGGCTGGGAAGCTCCCGTTATGGCCGTGGAAATGTATGTTAG TGATATTATGAGCACAAAGGTTGTCTGTTTTAACACAGTGGAGAAG gttggAAGAATAGTTGATGTATTGAAGGACAGAAATTCAAACCACAATGGCTTTCCCGTCGTTGATCACCTCCACACGAATCATGACGAG gaTTCCAGTCTTGCCAGAGAACTCGGTAAAAGAGAAACTTTTGGAACTTTCCGCGGTCTTATCTTAAGGTCCCAGCTGATTGTTCTCTTGAAGTCAAAG ATGTTTTCCGAAGGAAACCCACCGGCAGCAACAAAACAGTCCTTGCGATTGAAAGACTTCAGAGATGCCTACCCAAGATTTCCCCATATTCGG AATGTTAGTATATCTCGGAAAGAAAGAGAATGCTATATGGATCTTAGACCGTTTATGAATCCTTGCCCTTACACATTGAACGAG GGTTCATCTCTATCACGTACATTCAAGTTATTTAGGGCCCTGGGACTTAGACACATTGTGGTCGTGGATGAAAATAATGAG GTGGTTGGAATGGTCACGAGGAAAGACATCGCGCGCTATAGAATGTGGAGCCATCGGGGGCAAATGGGTTTAGAAGAAGTTCATATCTTACAATCCCACTCATTGCACACTTAG
- the LOC141859110 gene encoding large ribosomal subunit protein bL12m-like has translation MMAFDIFNMASRTGFRSLRLLASSKARSYSNLRYTWRASIQRWQVCAGCMRHDSTLAAPSPDNSAKEYPEKIRGIVDEISKLTLLEVSDLNELLKTTLKIEAAPMMPMMGAMSTAAAPSQEVEAEEGKEEPTEFTIKLIKFDAANKVKLIKEIKNMVPGLNLVQAKKFVEDLPQNVKEKASKEEVEEVKKVLEAVGGTVEIEA, from the exons ATGATGGCTTTCGATATATTCAATATGGCGTCAAGAACTGGGTTCAGATCGTTGAGACTTTTGGCATCTTCAAAAGCGCGATCATACAGTAATTTAAG ATACACATGGCGCGCATCAATCCAAAGATGGCAGGTTTGTGCAGGCTGCATGCGGCATGATTCCACCCTAGCAGCTCCTTCTCCTGACAACTCGGCGAAAGAATATCCGGAAAAGATCAGAGGCATTGTTGATGAAATTTCTAAACTTACTCTCTTGGAAGTTTCTGACTTGAATGAATTGCTGAAG ACGACGCTTAAAATAGAAGCTGCTCCAATGATGCCGATGATGGGGGCAATGTCGACAGCTGCTGCTCCATCTCAG gaGGTAGAAGCGGAAGAAGGGAAAGAAGAACCAACAGAGTTCACAATTAAACTTATAAAATTTGATGCTGCCAACAAAGTCAAGCTCATTAAGGAAATCAAGAATATGGTACCTGGACTCAACTTGGTTCAG GCCAAAAAGTTTGTCGAAGATCTCCCACAAAACGTAAAAGAGAAAGCAAGCAAGGAAGAAGTAGAGGAAGTGAAAAAGGTTTTGGAAGCTGTTGGAGGAACTGTAGAAATTGAAGCCTga